Genomic window (Sulfurovum sp. NBC37-1):
CCTATCTCGTCACTCGGCATGGCATCAAAGAATTCATTCATCTTCTTTTTGGCAAAGGCCAAACGGTTCGGGTAGACATCTTTGCTTCGCATGGAACCTGAAATATCCAATGCCGTCAGCAGGGTCAATCCCTGTACTTTCACCACTTTGTCTTCCAGCTCTTTGACCGGGCGCGCCAGTGCAACGATCATAAAAAAGATCGCTGCGAACATGATGATATTTCTCAATCTGAGAGGCATTCCCTCAGAGCTTGCCGTCAAACGCGTCAGTACTTTTTCGTCAAAAATACGTGAGAGACGTTCTTTATTCGTAGAAATCAAAAATGCAAAGAGTACAAAAGGTACAAGCAGGATCCAAAAAAGATACGGGTTTACAAATTCCATTTATACTCCTTTCGAATTTCTGTAATACACAAATAACAACAGGCTCAACACAGCAAGAAAAAGAGGATAGACATACAGATAGGTATGCTCTACGATCTTCTTGCTATCGAGCTTCGTAACTTCAAGTTTGTTGATCTCATCATAGATTTTGCTCAACATGGCTGCCGACCGTGCTGCATACGCCTGGCCTTTTCCTGCTTTTGCAAGTGTTTTCAGGTATTGCGCATCATAATCCCTTGGACCACCGATACCTATGGTATAAAGCTTCACATCTCTTTTTTCGATCATATGTTTCACATCCGACAACGGGATCTTGGACATATTGTCCCTTCCGTCTGTCAGAAGAATGATTATTTTTGATTTGGCTTTACTCTTGCTCATCAGATTGTACGCCTGGACCAGCGCATCATTGATGGCCGTTCTTTTTCCTGCCATTCCAAGTTTCTGCATCTCGGTAATGTTGGTCAGAAAATCCTTCTCAAAAGTCAAAGGCGAGGCGATGAATGCCACATCCGCGAACGTTACCATTCCAATACGGTCATTTTTACGCTTCTTGATGAAGTCGGCAACCACTTCTTTGACCACATCGAATTTGTTCTTGTACGGATCCTTCGGGTCAAATCCCATCTGTCTCATCGAGTCGGAACTGTCAATGACCAGGACAATGTCCCGTCCTTCTTTCTTGGAATTGATATAATTCTTTGTCAGAATCGGTGACGCCAGCGCAACCACCGCAGCAACAATTCCGACCCATTTCAACCAGGAAAGCAGTGAAGACTTGTTCGTCTCTTTGGCTATCAGCGTGTTGACATGCGGGAAAAAGATCGCCCGGCTCCGCTCTTTACACCATTTGCTGCATACGATAAAGAGTAGCAGCACCAACAGTAATAACGGATATTCAAAACTAAATTGACTCATCTGCCACCTGCACAAAAAGGTTGAATTTATTTTTTGTATCACTATCCACTTCATCTACCTTTTTCTTATATTTGTATTTTTCCAGCATCGGTTCAAGCTGGGAAAAAAGTTCTTTTCTTCTCTCATCGGTTGCCAGCAGCCTTGCATAATGCGTCGCTTCATACGCCGACTTCTTCGAGTCTTTCCAGTCGATCTCCTTGAGTTTCGCCAGATACCCCTTTGCAAGGTTGATTTTTCTGTTCTCCCAGAGTTTCTTGATGACAAAAAAGAGTACGGCAAGCAGCAACAGGACACCGAAACCTATCAGTCCCCAGTAAATGTAGAAAGAGTTATCCGGGATCTCCAATAAAGGTTTGATATCTTTGAGTTGTGCTGTCAAATTTTGTTCATTCATCATATTTTCCTTCACTGCTACCTGCTATCTTCTCATTACTCACTGTCATCTCCTCATACTCTTCATCAGTTTCAGGGCTCCGTCTTCGTGCGTATACACTTTGGTGAACCTGATGCCGTGTTTCTTGAATTGTTTGTAAAGTTTTTCATCATTTTTCAGAAGAGCTTTTTTATAGTTCTTCAGTGTTCCGCTGTCGATGTTGCCTTCGAAACTCTGTTTCGTTTCCATATCGATCAGTCTGAGGTACCCCAATTCACTCGGCTCTTCTTCAAACTTGTCACGTACGATGACCGCAAAGACATCATGTTTCTTGCTCAACAGTTTCAAGTCCACATCACCCACAAAGTCCGAGAGGATGAAAAGCAGTGCTTTCTTCTTTAAACGGTTGTTCAAAGTCTCGACTAGTGCTTTGAAATCACCCTCTTTGCCGATGGGTTCAAAATTGACAATATTTTCAACCGCTCTATTTACGGAAAAAAGTTTTTTACTCGGCTTGCTCAGATCATAGAGTTTGTCCGCAAAGATCATATGGGAGAAGAGGTCTGCATTCTTCACGGCAGAAAAACCGAGTGTACCCGCCACTTCGGCGATGATGTCGGATTTCTGCTTCACTGTCCCAAAATAGGTGGACCCTCCCAGCATCGAGACGACCACCACATTGAGCTCTCTCTCTTCTTTGTAGATCTTGACAAAAGGCTTGCCCAATTTGGCCGTCGTCTTCCAGTCTATCTTACGGACATCGTCCCCGTAGACATACTCACGAAGCTCCGTAAACTCAAAGCCCTCACCCTGGAACATCGAAGCATTGTTGCCGAGCATATCCCCGTACACCTGCTTCTTCGTTTTGAGAACGATCTTTTTCGCTTTTTTATTCATACTACCTCTTGCGTAGGGTGTTGTTCCCCGACAGCACCACTCACTATATTTCTATATTGTGGTGTTGTGAGGGCACAACACCCTACATTTTTTATTTCATTTTCCATCATCATCCCGATTCCTACGGAATTGGTACTGCTGCCAATATCTTCTCGATGATATGATCCTGCGTAATATCCTCAGCCTGTGCTTCATAGCTCAAAATGATACGATGGCGAAGGATCTCTTTGGCGATATAGGCTATCTCGATAGGCGACACATAATCCTGTCCTTTGAGGTAGGCGATCGCACGTGCCGCTTTATACATATCGATACTCGCTCTAGGACTCGCACCAAATTCAATGTACGGTTCAAGCTCTTCAAGGCCATACGCTTTGGGGTCACGCGTTGCAGCGACAAGTTCGATGATATACGCTTCGATCTCTTCATCCATATGCACTTCCAGCGCTTCTTTACGGATCTGTTCAAGCTCTTCTCTGCTCGCTACCTGCTGGATAGTTTCGAAGCTGTTGTTCGCCACACGTCTGGCGATCTCAAGTTCTTCTTCTTTCGTGTTGTAGCCCACGACCACTTTCATCATGAAACGGTCAAGCTGTGCTTCGGGAAGTTCGTATGCCCCCTCCTGCTCTACCGGGTTTTGTGTTGCCATAACAAGGAATGGTGAATCGATCTTGAAGGTCTCATCTCCAATAGTCACCTGTCTCTCCTGCATGACTTCAAGCAGTGCTGACTGCACTTTGGCCGGGGCACGGTTTATTTCATCTGCAAGTAAAAGGTTAGTAAATACAGGTCCCTGTTTGATCTTGAAAGAGTTCTTGGAAGGATCATAGATCTCCGTTCCGATAATGTCTGAAGGCAGCAGGTCAGGTGTGAACTGCACACGTTTGAAGTTCAGCCCCAATGTCTTCGCAAGCGCATTGACCGCAGTGGTCTTCGCAAGCCCGGGTACACCTTCAAGCAGTATGTGCCCGCGGCAAAGCAACCCGGCAAGCAGTCCTTCGACCATCTTGTCCTGGCCGACCAATACTTTGGAAATTTCCGTTCTGATATTTTGTATGATTTGACTCAAGTTTTTCTCCTAAAACTATTTGATAATAGTAGTTTACTTGAGTGAGGTTAACTAAGGTTTAATACACAACATTTGACAGCAAATTTTTTAATCTACGCTACATGGTCCATCTGTCTCCAAACACTCCAGCTACATACCATTTCCCGTGATATTTTTCCACAATGACAATTATACCTTTCCAATCATATTCCTTCGTAGCAGAATCTTCATTGACATGCAAAAAAGCATATCCTTTGCATTGTCCATGTTCTGAGCAACGGAATCCTCGTAGAGAAGTCAGTACTTTAACACAATTAATGTCTATGAGAGGTAGTTCCATTTCATCTATCACATCATACAGACTTTTATGTATTGCATCTCCCTTGGCTTCCGTATATCCCCCAAAAAGCACTTGGCTTCGGCTCTTGTCCATCATACGTATCTCATGGTCGGTAAAAAGCCGGCTCTCTTTACCAAAGTAGGTCTGACACAATACCTGTAACCCAAGATTGCTATGCATATATTTGGCAATCTTTTCCAACCACATTACATCAAAATCTTTTACAAAATCAACCGCTTTTTGGTAGGCAGGATAATCATAGTTATTACGCAGTGTTTTCAATGCCTTTTCCCTCAGATAATCCTCAATATACCTGCCTGTCACACAGTATTCATCCATTTCTTTGGTTGTAGCACCAAAATGACTTGCTCCTTTGAGCCTGTTTCTAGCTATCTTTTGGGTTTGAATGCCAATCACTTTGTCACCTTTTGTTGAAATATGGGAGACTATATCACATTTACCGTGATTACATCCAAGTACATAGTCACGGTTTCCTTCTCCTTCAATAAGTACGTAACCTCTATCGGAAAATGTTAGATAACGGTCATTGACCCACCCAGGCTTAGCACCATATCCAAACGCGTCATAGTCATACTGAACAAGATGAAATACCTTACACCATGTCGAATGTCCCACTTTTTTACAGCTGTCTACACCTACTCTGGCATCAAGAGGTAAAGCGCCTATTTTCTCAGAATGATAATCTGGAGATTTTCTCATATTTAAAGTATCATTTTGTGCTATATTTATCACTGATGCAAAAAGGGGTGCCTCTTTTGCCCATCCTGTTGTACCTCCCAAAAGAAAACAGAGAGTCAACCATTTCAATATCACACTCTTGGAAAAATAGACTTACATCTTTTATTTTCCTACCCATTTAGGTGAAAATATAGAAGTATCCATTGTATTTTTCTCATCTATAGTAACAGCGACCTTCTCTCGATCAGGATCCATTCGTTCACCTTTAGGAGAGGTAGAATAATCCATCTCTCTTAAAACAATCCCTTTCCAAAGATATACATCTTCAAAAGCATCAATAAAATAATGGTCAGTCATTTCCCCTTCTACATTAACTTGATCTTTGATGGTCGCTGTTGGGTAAAGCACTTTTACCCAACCTGAACGCTCAAAAAGCTTCCCTGCTTTCAAACACTCAATGCGCATATAGTAGGGGTTGACCAAAACCTTATGTTTTTTGGCATTATAGTAATGACGTTTATCTCCTTTCCAAAGTGTTTCATACTTCAGTATTGGTTTTTCAAGTTTTTTCCCGCCAAACCAACTAAGCAGAAAAGAACGTTCATAAACAAGATTCCCGTAATCACTCCAGTAATATTCCACTTTCTCTTCTACATAATAGGGTGTTGTTCTCTTACCCTGAATCTGACCATTGGCATCTATCTTTAATGTAGAATGTATCGAATATTTTCGTTTTTCATAAGTGATCTTTCCTGACTTGACTGCATAAGGGTGAAATGCCTCTGCCAAAAGTAGAAAAGGAAAAATCATAAAGAGTAAAATCAGACGGAACATCGATTAATTCTCTTTACTCATCATCACAAAACTTCTCTTTCCAAAAGAAGGATCACCTTTGTAATAATATGTCTCTATACACTCTTTACCATTTTTCATATAGCGTGCATACCTATACATCTTGAAGTCTCCCACACCACTGATATCTATAGAGCCGTCTTTTCTTTTTTTACCATACATAATACCTTCAGCAACACTGTCATTCTTTGAAAAACCTGCATCTTTACATCTGAATTTTGGATCGACAATACTTGTCATTCCAAATTTTTTGGCACCTGTTACATATTTTTGTACATATTTGGAATTGATATGTATTTGAAAATTCAAATGCTTGTACACAGAGAGATTCTCTGCATACACTGCTACTGCCATAGTCACCATGCATAGTGCAATAACTTTTTTCATTATCTTCTCCTAATCATTACCATCGACGAGTACACTGAAATTGACTGTTCCACCTTTATAGACATTTTCATCACAGGATGCTTCTACATCATTCTTAAGATGCTTGGTATAATGATACAGAAGATGGTCAGGGAAGTCCTGTTTTTCTTCTTTACCATCAAAGCCCAGTTTTTTGCAGCTCAATACTTTTCCTTTAAGTACTTTGTAGGGATTGACACCGTCATTGGTCATCTTAATACTACTCATCTCCATTTTTGCAATAGTCGATGGTACATTTTTATAGATTGTTATCATGTCATATTTGTAGATGTCTATCTTCTCTGCTGCCATTGTTACTGTTGTTAATGTTGCTATTGCTGTTGTCATAAGTATTTTTTTCATGTTTATTCTCTCCATTGATTTATATACATAGATGCGAACTTCATGCATCACCGTAAGATCCAAAAAACTATTTTTCACTCTTATCCCTGGTTCTTCTAGGAGGTGGAGTGCTTCCCGTTTTTTTCTCAGATCTACTTGCCTGCTCTTCTCTCTCAGAGGTGCTTGCTGTGCTTTTTTTCTTCCCTATTTTACCAAGGGCGAAAGCGATGGCAACACCTGTAGCAAGGATCATCAATGACATCATCGGCCGTGAGGAGAACCATGCTATGGCGATGACCAAAGAACCCAGCATAAGTGTCAATACTCCTGCTACCAGAGCGGTCGCACCTCCCACGAGTGTACCTAGCATTGGTATGACATTTGCCAAAGTAGCCAAAATGCCCATCATCATACTAAAGCCGATGAACATCAGCAGAAGTCCGATACCCCGTAAGATCCATGTCCACAATGCATTGGCATCGAGCTCCTCTTTGAAAATACGTTTGGCAGAAACTTTTCCATAGCGTGCAAAGAGAAAGTCTTTCCCATTCTCTGTTGTATAGTATGTCAATGTTTTTCCTGCCTGTTCCCCTGCAAATGTATAAATACCTGCAGGTGCATAAGTGTAGGTGATCTTTGTGTCACCGATCTGCGGTTTTGCAGGATTCTCGCCAATATAGAGATACGCTTTATAGTTTTTGGCATCTGCTACAGTGTCCGGCATTTGTGACAAACCGGGAAAGCCTTCTGTAGCACCTATGTGATTGATAATCTCTTTACCAAGATAAAAGTCTCCAAGCTGTGCGTCGGTACTGTATGTTGCTCCACGGTGTGTCATAGGCAGATTTTCATGTCCTTCGGGATGCTTGAAGCTCACAGAATTATTTGCATGTTCAGACCACTCTTTCGTGTAAGAATAGGTTGTGACCGTTTCGGTCCCACCGCCGAGCTTATCCTCACTTTTGCTCTGTGTATGCTCTTTCCACTGATACATCTGCACCTTTCTTTGCAACACAAGCCCATCTGTTTTCACTCCATATTCAGGGTCTACAACCTCGTGCAAAGGCTTTACTTCCCCCTGAAGCAGCACAGCCTTGCCATCATTTACTTTCTGATAACTTGTATCCGGGAGCGTTATGATCTTCTGCTCCATCTCTTTGAGTGCCGTTGCCTGTTCTACACTCCTGTTTTCATTCCATGCAAGCAGTATGATCGCTCCGACAATAAGAAAGAACCCAATGAAAAAACCCTTGAGCGAATTACCTATATTCTGTCCAAAACCGGTATAACTTGTTTCTGTAAATCTATCCATATCTTATTCCTCCTAAAAATTGAACCTGTCACCCATTGCCAGGTCACCTATCGCGCCCAGAACAGAGCCTTCACCCGTATCTTTTCCTCCACCCTGCGGCGCGGCGGAAAGCATACGTCCGGCCAGTCTCGAGAATGGAAGCGACTGTATCCATATTTTACCCGGCCCTCTCAGTTTGGCAAAGAAGAACCCCTCACCTCCGAACAAACCGGTCTTTATGCCTCCTGCCTGTTCAAGATCGAAATGGACATGAGGCTGCATGGCGACCAGACAACCCGTATCGAGATGCAATTCCTCTCCATCTTTGAGTTCTATCTCTTTGAGCATACCACCGGCATGAATGAATGCAAGTCCGTCCCCTTCAAGTTTCTGCATAATGAACCCTTCGCCGCCAAAGAGTCCCGTCAATACTTTTTTCTGAAAATAGATACCGATGGAAACGCCTTTAGCCGCACAGAGGAAACAGTCTTTCTGACAGATGAGCGTCCCGCCCATCTCATCAAGATCGACCGGAATAATACGTCCCGGATAGGGTGCACCGAAAGCCACTGTAGCCTTTCCGTTTCCTCTGTGGGTAAAGACCGTGGTAAAAAGACTTTCACCTGTGACCAGACGTTTTCCCGCGCCTACCAGCTTGTCAAACAAACCTCCCGTATCTTCTTTGGAACCTGAACCGTCCCCAAACACTGTATCCATCACAATATGGCTGTTTTTATACATCATGGCCCCTGCTTCTGAGACAACACTCTCTCCCGGATCAAGTTCTATCTCTACATACTGTATATCTTCTCCATAGATCGTATAATCGATCTCATCGGCACTGTTAAGTCTGCTTCCCCTTGCCCGGGAAGGAGGTGTAAATGATGATGCTACCATCGCATCGTTTGCAGTCAGTTCCACTACTTCACTTATCGGCTTCCATCCACTGAAGCCCTCTGTCCATGCATACCCGCCGGCATCATCCTGCACATATTTCCTTGCCTCTTCTATCGTTACAGGTCCGTATTTTCGCCCGTCATCATATTCTATGTACCATTGTGCTGCCATTTTTATCTCCTTTTGTTTTCTGTTTAGACTATAGGGAACCTCCACTGCCATTAAGCTAAGCATATATCTACCTGGAAGTGGGGACTTTAGTCCCACCAAACATAGAGGTGAGAGTAAACTCTTCACTTCCGACAACCCTTAGCTTAATGATATTAGAGGTTCCCTATATTGTCCACCTGTCTCTTAGCATCGCAACCACATACCATTTACCATGATACTTTTCTAAAATCACTACCAATCCCTGCCAGTCATACTCTTTTGTGTCAGAATTATCATTGATCCAAAAGACTTCATACCCTTTACATTCACTTTTAGATGGACACTTAAACCCTTTGAGATCTTTAATTTCTTCAATTTTACTGATATCTTTAAAAGATCTAGTTAACGCCGACACGTAATCATATAGGCTCATGAAGACATCATCGCCTTTTCCATAAGTTTGTCCCCAATGTATCTTTTGATATCTGTTCTTTTCTATATTTACAATATCATTATAACCAAACAACATATCCTCTTTCCCGCCAAAGAGTACGTTCCATGTCATTACTATCCCTTTTTTAGGATGCAGGCAAGGTAGAATATTTTTTTTATCTAGAACGATATTACTTAGATCATCTACAAAGAATATCACTCTTTTTCGTACAGTATCATGATTGTTTCCCTCTAACTTATGTAGCTTTTTTTGATGTAGATAGTCCTGAATATGATTTCCATCGGTACAGTAACCCGAAGCTTCAGGATCTTCAGTCATAGCACCAAAATTGGTTGATGCTTTCAGACGATCTCTATCGATCCATTTGGTTTTAATGGAGGTAATTTCATACTGTTTATCTGTCTCATAACTTTCCACTACTTCATATCTTCCTTTTTGACAACGTAAAGTATAGTCACAGTCTGGTTTCCCGTCAATGATTACATATCCCTCATTATCTGGCTTCAGATATCTGGCATTCACCCATCCCGGCCTGGCATCATACCCAAACCCATCATAATCATGTTGGGCAAGATGAAATACCTTACACCATATCGAGTGTTCTACTTGTTTACAGCTATCTACACCTACATAAGCATCAAGAGGTAAAGCACCAGTTTTTTTGGAACGGTAATTAGGCTTCTCTCTGACATTGAGGGTGTCATTTTCTTTTAGATTAATGACCGTAGCAAAAAGTGTATCCTTCCAGTCTGCCGAAGCCTGTAACGATACGAACAGCAATGCGCCCAAGAACGCTTTTTTCAATATAAACATGATTCTCTCCTAAAACAATATCCATTTCAAGCGTAAGGTATGATGCAGCATCGCTCCCTTTGAGCGAAACCCGAGTATCTGCATCTTCCCGTAATGCCCCTCTGTTGTCTTAAAAACAAATACACTTCCTTTGGAAAATTTTCTGTCAAAATCAAAGGCTATGAGGGGCATGCCTGAAAGCTTTTTTCTTTTAACATAAGACTTGTCAATGCTATTGTAAGATTTCCCTTTAACCATAGCAAAACGCGACTTTTTAAGTGGG
Coding sequences:
- a CDS encoding TMEM43 family protein, whose amino-acid sequence is MDRFTETSYTGFGQNIGNSLKGFFIGFFLIVGAIILLAWNENRSVEQATALKEMEQKIITLPDTSYQKVNDGKAVLLQGEVKPLHEVVDPEYGVKTDGLVLQRKVQMYQWKEHTQSKSEDKLGGGTETVTTYSYTKEWSEHANNSVSFKHPEGHENLPMTHRGATYSTDAQLGDFYLGKEIINHIGATEGFPGLSQMPDTVADAKNYKAYLYIGENPAKPQIGDTKITYTYAPAGIYTFAGEQAGKTLTYYTTENGKDFLFARYGKVSAKRIFKEELDANALWTWILRGIGLLLMFIGFSMMMGILATLANVIPMLGTLVGGATALVAGVLTLMLGSLVIAIAWFSSRPMMSLMILATGVAIAFALGKIGKKKSTASTSEREEQASRSEKKTGSTPPPRRTRDKSEK
- a CDS encoding vWA domain-containing protein, with the translated sequence MSQFSFEYPLLLLVLLLFIVCSKWCKERSRAIFFPHVNTLIAKETNKSSLLSWLKWVGIVAAVVALASPILTKNYINSKKEGRDIVLVIDSSDSMRQMGFDPKDPYKNKFDVVKEVVADFIKKRKNDRIGMVTFADVAFIASPLTFEKDFLTNITEMQKLGMAGKRTAINDALVQAYNLMSKSKAKSKIIILLTDGRDNMSKIPLSDVKHMIEKRDVKLYTIGIGGPRDYDAQYLKTLAKAGKGQAYAARSAAMLSKIYDEINKLEVTKLDSKKIVEHTYLYVYPLFLAVLSLLLFVYYRNSKGV
- a CDS encoding DUF58 domain-containing protein, whose translation is MNKKAKKIVLKTKKQVYGDMLGNNASMFQGEGFEFTELREYVYGDDVRKIDWKTTAKLGKPFVKIYKEERELNVVVVSMLGGSTYFGTVKQKSDIIAEVAGTLGFSAVKNADLFSHMIFADKLYDLSKPSKKLFSVNRAVENIVNFEPIGKEGDFKALVETLNNRLKKKALLFILSDFVGDVDLKLLSKKHDVFAVIVRDKFEEEPSELGYLRLIDMETKQSFEGNIDSGTLKNYKKALLKNDEKLYKQFKKHGIRFTKVYTHEDGALKLMKSMRR
- a CDS encoding SH3 domain-containing protein, yielding MFILKKAFLGALLFVSLQASADWKDTLFATVINLKENDTLNVREKPNYRSKKTGALPLDAYVGVDSCKQVEHSIWCKVFHLAQHDYDGFGYDARPGWVNARYLKPDNEGYVIIDGKPDCDYTLRCQKGRYEVVESYETDKQYEITSIKTKWIDRDRLKASTNFGAMTEDPEASGYCTDGNHIQDYLHQKKLHKLEGNNHDTVRKRVIFFVDDLSNIVLDKKNILPCLHPKKGIVMTWNVLFGGKEDMLFGYNDIVNIEKNRYQKIHWGQTYGKGDDVFMSLYDYVSALTRSFKDISKIEEIKDLKGFKCPSKSECKGYEVFWINDNSDTKEYDWQGLVVILEKYHGKWYVVAMLRDRWTI
- a CDS encoding AAA family ATPase, whose translation is MSQIIQNIRTEISKVLVGQDKMVEGLLAGLLCRGHILLEGVPGLAKTTAVNALAKTLGLNFKRVQFTPDLLPSDIIGTEIYDPSKNSFKIKQGPVFTNLLLADEINRAPAKVQSALLEVMQERQVTIGDETFKIDSPFLVMATQNPVEQEGAYELPEAQLDRFMMKVVVGYNTKEEELEIARRVANNSFETIQQVASREELEQIRKEALEVHMDEEIEAYIIELVAATRDPKAYGLEELEPYIEFGASPRASIDMYKAARAIAYLKGQDYVSPIEIAYIAKEILRHRIILSYEAQAEDITQDHIIEKILAAVPIP
- a CDS encoding SH3 domain-containing protein, yielding MKWLTLCFLLGGTTGWAKEAPLFASVINIAQNDTLNMRKSPDYHSEKIGALPLDARVGVDSCKKVGHSTWCKVFHLVQYDYDAFGYGAKPGWVNDRYLTFSDRGYVLIEGEGNRDYVLGCNHGKCDIVSHISTKGDKVIGIQTQKIARNRLKGASHFGATTKEMDEYCVTGRYIEDYLREKALKTLRNNYDYPAYQKAVDFVKDFDVMWLEKIAKYMHSNLGLQVLCQTYFGKESRLFTDHEIRMMDKSRSQVLFGGYTEAKGDAIHKSLYDVIDEMELPLIDINCVKVLTSLRGFRCSEHGQCKGYAFLHVNEDSATKEYDWKGIIVIVEKYHGKWYVAGVFGDRWTM
- a CDS encoding AIM24 family protein — encoded protein: MVASSFTPPSRARGSRLNSADEIDYTIYGEDIQYVEIELDPGESVVSEAGAMMYKNSHIVMDTVFGDGSGSKEDTGGLFDKLVGAGKRLVTGESLFTTVFTHRGNGKATVAFGAPYPGRIIPVDLDEMGGTLICQKDCFLCAAKGVSIGIYFQKKVLTGLFGGEGFIMQKLEGDGLAFIHAGGMLKEIELKDGEELHLDTGCLVAMQPHVHFDLEQAGGIKTGLFGGEGFFFAKLRGPGKIWIQSLPFSRLAGRMLSAAPQGGGKDTGEGSVLGAIGDLAMGDRFNF